In Macadamia integrifolia cultivar HAES 741 chromosome 12, SCU_Mint_v3, whole genome shotgun sequence, the following are encoded in one genomic region:
- the LOC122094825 gene encoding protein FAR-RED IMPAIRED RESPONSE 1-like: MGQKLNNLVKYEASTIMVECSCMKFNFVWILCTHTIKVLDKKNIKRLPSHYILKMWTKDAKIGIIKDHHGVGVKTQVESEIMYAHAYKCSLQLLNDLQDMKKQCNNNGIGIENDVQDKVLTGVVDQVENVKHSIASQSIHGIKTKSIVKCLRKRLKGPLERRKNRKSQTTTSQASTHCNDSQQKYGIDSQQEYEKVEGSQILGSLTQDSIARSGDIQQEQQSVKSNLDLSSL; this comes from the exons ATGGGACAAAAACTCAATAACTTGGTTAAATATGAGGCTTCAACAATTATGGTTGAGTGCAGTTGCATGAAGTTTAACTTTGTCTGGATTTTATGTACTCATACTATAAAAGTTCTAGACAAGAAAAATATTAAGAGGCTTCCATCccattatattttgaaaatgtggACTAAAGATGCAAAAATTGGTATTATCAAGGATCATCATGGAGTTGGAGTTAAGACGCAAG TTGAGAGTGAGATCATGTATGCACATGCATATAAATGTTCATTACAATTGTTAAATGACTTGCAAGATATGAAAAAACAATGCAACAATAATGGTATAGGAATTGAAAATGATGTCCAAGATAAAGTTCTAACTGGGGTCGTGGACCAAGTTGAAAATGTGAAACATAGTATAGCTTCTCAATCCATCCATGGGATTAAGACAAAATCTATAGTTAAATGTCTACGGAAGAGATTAAAGGGTCCACTAGAGCGGCGAAAGAATCGTAAATCTCAAACGACAACAAGTCAG GCTTCTACCCATTGCAATGACTCACAACAAAAATATGGAATCGATTCTCAACAGGAATATGAAAAAGTTGAAGGATCCCAAATTTTGGGTAGTTTGACTCAG GACTCAATAGCTCGTTCTGGTGATATCCAACAAGAGCAGCAATCTGTCAAGTCCAACTTGGATTTATCTTCTCTTTAG